From the genome of Carassius gibelio isolate Cgi1373 ecotype wild population from Czech Republic chromosome A16, carGib1.2-hapl.c, whole genome shotgun sequence, one region includes:
- the LOC128030560 gene encoding calcium homeostasis modulator protein 5-like: MDSFKTLLKFLTNQKSSIGYCFMAAVTIGSERIFAVVSFHCPCNRSQNFAYGLTFLLGPAVVLLMIGLFVCTRLWRLYTGCCLNPSKLCPRGNFMGCTKVIVKVLSGACMAPVMWLSVALLNGTFYECAVSGLDENVVVQIICKNKTRICQDELPRVPCSKSQLPEKENTELLLMLRAQSQILGWSIIIISATVLLIGNCFKNCRSQVSYLQLTFQKIYMEKEKEQFELFAENYATKLAERNLKSFFDNKSPEPFPLPNHKAWKEISTIYTFKKYEQYYSTLQRYVECTDLDSPEKQLFMEGEDGKEVV; encoded by the exons ATGGATTCGTTTAAGACTCTACTCAAGTTCCTCACCAATCAGAAGTCCTCTATCGGGTACTGCTTCATGGCTGCTGTGACAATAGGTAGTGAACGAATTTTTGCCGTGGTGTCTTTCCATTGTCCATGCAACCGTAGTCAGAATTTTGCCTATGGATTAACTTTTCTGCTTGGCCCTGCTGTTGTCTTGCTGATGATTGGTCTCTTTGTTTGCACACGTCTTTGGCGGTTATATACAGGGTGTTGTCTCAACCCTTCCAAACTCTGCCCCAGGGGTAACTTCATGGGATGCACAAAAGTGATTGTAAAAGTGCTGTCTGGAGCCTGCATGGCCCCTGTCATGTGGCTTAGTGTAGCACTGTTAAATGGAACTTTTTATGAGTGTGCTGTTAGTGGCCTGGATGAAAATGTGGTGGTGCAAATTATCTGCAAAAACAAGACCCGTATATGCCAGGACGAGTTGCCCAGAGTGCCCTGCAGCAAGTCCCAGCTtcctgagaaagaaaacacgGAACTGCTGTTGATGTTGAGAGCCCAGTCACAG ATCCTCGGCTGGTCCATCATTATCATATCGGCAACAGTTTTGCTAATTGGGAATTGCTTTAAAAACTGTCGCTCTCAAGTAAGCTACCTTCAGTTAACTTTCCAGAAGATCTACATGGAGAAGGAAAAGGAACAGTTTGAGTTGTTTGCAGAAAACTATGCTACCAAACTGGCAGAGAGAAACCTCAAGAGTTTCTTCGACAACAAAAGTCCCGAACCTTTTCCCTTACCAAATCACAAGGCCTGGAAGGAGATCTCTACTATATACACTTTTAAGAAATACGAACAATACTACAGCACACTGCAGAGATATGTAGAGTGCACTGATCTTGACAGCCCTGAGAAGCAACTTTTTATGGAGGGGGAAGATGGCAAAGAGGTGGTATAG
- the calhm6 gene encoding calcium homeostasis modulator protein 6 → MDQLKSLLSFTQKQQTNLGFGLIALITAGSEHIFSVFAFKCPCNDWNFVYGNVCLLVPALALLILSYMLSSKTWKLFTGLCLRKSKLCRLNYAMGFLCVFLQVTTTAIVAPLSWIAVALLRGVYFECSMTGANITLFRRQLCNEKYPHCRTELDKFPCDGTTIPQSERMAVLSIIRAESQVLGWILIGSVMTFAFLLTCTARCYSPISYMQLKFWRMYTNKESAILDIYTAEHAEKLAKRNITSFFDLTKPIPMKSPPRHAWEKISSFYKFRSMDEYYSILHKYVSTCEDLENPVVRVSVRSENDLSNPAALAFVDESKLVL, encoded by the exons ATGGATCAGTTAAAATCTTTgcttagtttcactcagaaacaGCAGACCAACTTAGGATTCGGACTGATTGCTCTTATAACTGCTGGTAGCGAGCACATCTTCTCGGTCTTTGCTTTTAAGTGTCCTTGCAATGATTGGAATTTCGTTTATGGGAACGTCTGTCTCCTCGTACCTGCGCTTGCACTGCTCATCTTAAGTTACATGTTGAGCAGTAAAACATGGAAACTGTTCACGGGTCTGTGCCTTAGGAAATCGAAGCTATGTCGTTTAAATTACGCGATGGGCTTCTTGTGTGTTTTTCTTCAAGTCACCACGACTGCAATTGTCGCGCCTCTCAGCTGGATCGCAGTTGCTCTTCTCAGAGGGGTGTATTTCGAGTGCTCAATGACTGGCGCCAACATTACACTTTTTAGACGTCAGCTTTGCAACGAAAAGTATCCTCACTGTCGGACAGAGCTGGACAAGTTCCCGTGTGATGGGACCACTATTCCGCAGAGTGAGAGAATGGCGGTGCTGTCCATCATACGCGCAGAGTCGCAG GTACTTGGTTGGATCCTGATAGGTTCTGTGATGACGTTCGCCTTTCTACTCACGTGCACAGCAAGATGCTATTCTCCCATCAGTTACATGCAGCTGAAGTTTTGGAGGATGTACACTAACAAGGAGAGTGCGATTTTGGACATCTATACAGCTGAGCATGCTGAGAAACTGGCAAAGAGAAACATAACAAGTTTCTTTGATTTAACCAAACCCATTCCTATGAAGAGTCCACCCAGACATGCTTGGGAGAAGATATCTTCTTTTTACAAGTTCCGAAGTATGGACGAATACTACAGCATCCTGCACAAGTACGTTAGCACTTGTGAGGACCTTGAAAATCCAGTAGTAAGGGTTTCTGTGAGATCTGAAAATGATCTTTCAAACCCAGCAGCACTTGCTTTTGTGGATGAGAGCAAACTGGTCCTGTAG